In Oryza sativa Japonica Group chromosome 3, ASM3414082v1, one DNA window encodes the following:
- the LOC4333004 gene encoding protein LNK1 isoform X11 — translation MPDWRVGEFEGKLKDGFARSNNSEHENGAGTVSISSKKSKHRVDSEKKPHVDISGVIDSDSQKCNSEQIHSANGIVSRDVNHDHIENCKVESNDFPLNTISETRYPTDNWNSSQFALSNDGSPVLNNQSTPQTGHGYGDNDLTYIDWPAIDNFEDVDNLFRCDSTYGQQQLPNTDELSWIPSSDAMYSSDVAMQPGFESSYSDYGILDDLSAFNCTEDKSLTTADPSSAVCDEQFDDSYLFNEQKPEDVYGEQIGNRYSSENAMEQPEDQKFSIASVQKKVASSASGQLISDNVTGHPGHQTLTRRASYPCENHEIGKRSLGKRGLGHSDVAMGTSMVVDGSFVSSISSDNSVEENSFRQLQDAVSQLDVKTKMCIRDGLYRLARSAQNRQVFPNTMNNNGDSHNVKDMQNAETSGKFVDPGSIETQTNPIDRSIALLLFHQPSEHVTGAVDEAASLKSHNDNHQAAAKNQRVMHASSVHSPRGQGDPMDAKSCRNN, via the exons ATGCCAGATTGGAGGGTGGGCGAg TTTGAAGGTAAGCTCAAGGATGGATTTGCTCGGAGCAATAATAGCGAACATGAAAATGGAGCCGGGACTGTGAGTATATCCAGCAAGAAGTCGAAGCATCGGGTTGACAGTGAAAAAAAACCCCATGTTGACATCTCTGGAGTGATTGATTCAGATTCGCAGAAATGTAATTCAGAGCAAATCCATTCAGCTAATGGGATAGTATCCCGGGATGTCAACCATGATCACATAGAAAACTGCAAAGTTGAATCAAATGATTTTCCCTTGAATACTATCTCTGAAACAAGATATCCAACAGACAATTGGAACAGTTCTCAGTTTGCTCTGAGCAATGATGGTTCACCTGTTCTCAATAATCAGAGTACTCCACAAACTGGTCATGGCTATGGAGATAATGATCTAACCTACATTGATTGGCCTGCTATTGATAATTTTGAGGACGTCGACAACTTATTCAG GTGTGATTCCACGTACGGTCAGCAGCAACTTCCGAACACGGATGAACTGTCATGGATTCCTTCTTCAGATGCCATGTACTCTTCTGATGTTGCTATGCAACCAGGGTTTGAATCCTCGTATTCTGATTATGGTATCCTGGATGACCTCTCCGCATTCAATTGTACGGAAGATAAATCCCTGACAACAGCTGATCCTTCAAGTGCTGTATGTGACGAGCAATTCGATGACTCTTATCTGTTCAATGAGCAAAAACCTGAAGATGTTTATGGCGAACAG ATTGGAAATCGATATTCATCGGAAAATGCCATGGAACAGCCTGAAGATCAGAAGTTTTCTATAGCTTCAG TGCAGAAGAAAGTGGCCAGTTCGGCATCAGGACAACTTATCAGTGATAATGTGACTGGACATCCTGGTCATCAAACATTGACAAGAAGGGCTTCATATCCTTGTGAGAATCATGAAATTGGAAAGAGGTCCTTAGGAAAAAGAGGTTTGGGTCATTCTGATGTTGCAATGGGCACCTCAATGGTAGTTGATGGGTCCTTCGTATCGTCTATTTCTTCTGATAACTCAGTTGAAGAGAACAGCTTTCGGCAGCTTCAGGATGCAGTTAGTCAG TTGGATGTGAAAACAAAAATGTGCATTCGAGATGGGTTATACCGCCTGGCAAGAAGTGCGCAGAATAGGCAAGTCTTCCCAAATACAATGAACAACAATGGAGATAGCCACAATGTAAAGGACATGCAAAATGCAGAAACTTCGGGAAA GTTTGTTGATCCTGGGAGCATCGAGACACAGACAAATCCAATTGATCGGTCCATAGCTCTGTTGCTTTTCCATCAGCCATCAGAGCATGTCACTGGAGCTGTTGATGAAGCGGCTTCACTAAAGTCACAT AATGATAACCACCAGGCTGCTGCTAAAAACCAAAGAGTGATGCATGCTTCATCTGTACATTCACCAAGAGGGCAGGGAGACCCCATGGATGCAAAATCTTGCAGAAACAACTGA
- the LOC4333004 gene encoding protein LNK1 isoform X2 — MPDWRVGEFEGKLKDGFARSNNSEHENGAGTVSISSKKSKHRVDSEKKPHVDISGVIDSDSQKCNSEQIHSANGIVSRDVNHDHIENCKVESNDFPLNTISETRYPTDNWNSSQFALSNDGSPVLNNQSTPQTGHGYGDNDLTYIDWPAIDNFEDVDNLFRCDSTYGQQQLPNTDELSWIPSSDAMYSSDVAMQPGFESSYSDYGILDDLSAFNCTEDKSLTTADPSSAVCDEQFDDSYLFNEQKPEDVYGEQAYQRDAMELLSSDQICTGQENLDMIGNRYSSENAMEQPEDQKFSIASGSQLSSSQNLLNQKNHLDSTSPSNITSESYPERNCQIIPSGASFAERNLKVQKKVASSASGQLISDNVTGHPGHQTLTRRASYPCENHEIGKRSLGKRGLGHSDVAMGTSMVVDGSFVSSISSDNSVEENSFRQLQDAVSQLDVKTKMCIRDGLYRLARSAQNRQVFPNTMNNNGDSHNVKDMQNAETSGKFVDPGSIETQTNPIDRSIALLLFHQPSEHVTGAVDEAASLKSHNDNHQAAAKNQRVMHASSVHSPRGQGDPMDAKSCRNN; from the exons ATGCCAGATTGGAGGGTGGGCGAg TTTGAAGGTAAGCTCAAGGATGGATTTGCTCGGAGCAATAATAGCGAACATGAAAATGGAGCCGGGACTGTGAGTATATCCAGCAAGAAGTCGAAGCATCGGGTTGACAGTGAAAAAAAACCCCATGTTGACATCTCTGGAGTGATTGATTCAGATTCGCAGAAATGTAATTCAGAGCAAATCCATTCAGCTAATGGGATAGTATCCCGGGATGTCAACCATGATCACATAGAAAACTGCAAAGTTGAATCAAATGATTTTCCCTTGAATACTATCTCTGAAACAAGATATCCAACAGACAATTGGAACAGTTCTCAGTTTGCTCTGAGCAATGATGGTTCACCTGTTCTCAATAATCAGAGTACTCCACAAACTGGTCATGGCTATGGAGATAATGATCTAACCTACATTGATTGGCCTGCTATTGATAATTTTGAGGACGTCGACAACTTATTCAG GTGTGATTCCACGTACGGTCAGCAGCAACTTCCGAACACGGATGAACTGTCATGGATTCCTTCTTCAGATGCCATGTACTCTTCTGATGTTGCTATGCAACCAGGGTTTGAATCCTCGTATTCTGATTATGGTATCCTGGATGACCTCTCCGCATTCAATTGTACGGAAGATAAATCCCTGACAACAGCTGATCCTTCAAGTGCTGTATGTGACGAGCAATTCGATGACTCTTATCTGTTCAATGAGCAAAAACCTGAAGATGTTTATGGCGAACAG gCTTACCAAAGGGATGCGATGGAATTGTTGTCCAGCGACCAGATATGCACTGGGCAGGAAAACCTAGATATG ATTGGAAATCGATATTCATCGGAAAATGCCATGGAACAGCCTGAAGATCAGAAGTTTTCTATAGCTTCAGGTTCTCAACTAAGCTCTTCTCAGAATTTATTGAACCAAAAGAACCACTTGGATTCAACTTCACCAAGTAACATAACTTCTGAGTCCTATCCAGAAAGAAATTGCCAGATCATTCCATCTGGGGCTTCCTTTGCAGAGAGAAACTTGAAGG TGCAGAAGAAAGTGGCCAGTTCGGCATCAGGACAACTTATCAGTGATAATGTGACTGGACATCCTGGTCATCAAACATTGACAAGAAGGGCTTCATATCCTTGTGAGAATCATGAAATTGGAAAGAGGTCCTTAGGAAAAAGAGGTTTGGGTCATTCTGATGTTGCAATGGGCACCTCAATGGTAGTTGATGGGTCCTTCGTATCGTCTATTTCTTCTGATAACTCAGTTGAAGAGAACAGCTTTCGGCAGCTTCAGGATGCAGTTAGTCAG TTGGATGTGAAAACAAAAATGTGCATTCGAGATGGGTTATACCGCCTGGCAAGAAGTGCGCAGAATAGGCAAGTCTTCCCAAATACAATGAACAACAATGGAGATAGCCACAATGTAAAGGACATGCAAAATGCAGAAACTTCGGGAAA GTTTGTTGATCCTGGGAGCATCGAGACACAGACAAATCCAATTGATCGGTCCATAGCTCTGTTGCTTTTCCATCAGCCATCAGAGCATGTCACTGGAGCTGTTGATGAAGCGGCTTCACTAAAGTCACAT AATGATAACCACCAGGCTGCTGCTAAAAACCAAAGAGTGATGCATGCTTCATCTGTACATTCACCAAGAGGGCAGGGAGACCCCATGGATGCAAAATCTTGCAGAAACAACTGA
- the LOC4333004 gene encoding protein LNK1 isoform X10, protein MPDWRVGEFEGKLKDGFARSNNSEHENGAGTVSISSKKSKHRVDSEKKPHVDISGVIDSDSQKCNSEQIHSANGIVSRDVNHDHIENCKVESNDFPLNTISETRYPTDNWNSSQFALSNDGSPVLNNQSTPQTGHGYGDNDLTYIDWPAIDNFEDVDNLFRRCDSTYGQQQLPNTDELSWIPSSDAMYSSDVAMQPGFESSYSDYGILDDLSAFNCTEDKSLTTADPSSAVCDEQFDDSYLFNEQKPEDVYGEQIGNRYSSENAMEQPEDQKFSIASVQKKVASSASGQLISDNVTGHPGHQTLTRRASYPCENHEIGKRSLGKRGLGHSDVAMGTSMVVDGSFVSSISSDNSVEENSFRQLQDAVSQLDVKTKMCIRDGLYRLARSAQNRQVFPNTMNNNGDSHNVKDMQNAETSGKFVDPGSIETQTNPIDRSIALLLFHQPSEHVTGAVDEAASLKSHNDNHQAAAKNQRVMHASSVHSPRGQGDPMDAKSCRNN, encoded by the exons ATGCCAGATTGGAGGGTGGGCGAg TTTGAAGGTAAGCTCAAGGATGGATTTGCTCGGAGCAATAATAGCGAACATGAAAATGGAGCCGGGACTGTGAGTATATCCAGCAAGAAGTCGAAGCATCGGGTTGACAGTGAAAAAAAACCCCATGTTGACATCTCTGGAGTGATTGATTCAGATTCGCAGAAATGTAATTCAGAGCAAATCCATTCAGCTAATGGGATAGTATCCCGGGATGTCAACCATGATCACATAGAAAACTGCAAAGTTGAATCAAATGATTTTCCCTTGAATACTATCTCTGAAACAAGATATCCAACAGACAATTGGAACAGTTCTCAGTTTGCTCTGAGCAATGATGGTTCACCTGTTCTCAATAATCAGAGTACTCCACAAACTGGTCATGGCTATGGAGATAATGATCTAACCTACATTGATTGGCCTGCTATTGATAATTTTGAGGACGTCGACAACTTATTCAG GAGGTGTGATTCCACGTACGGTCAGCAGCAACTTCCGAACACGGATGAACTGTCATGGATTCCTTCTTCAGATGCCATGTACTCTTCTGATGTTGCTATGCAACCAGGGTTTGAATCCTCGTATTCTGATTATGGTATCCTGGATGACCTCTCCGCATTCAATTGTACGGAAGATAAATCCCTGACAACAGCTGATCCTTCAAGTGCTGTATGTGACGAGCAATTCGATGACTCTTATCTGTTCAATGAGCAAAAACCTGAAGATGTTTATGGCGAACAG ATTGGAAATCGATATTCATCGGAAAATGCCATGGAACAGCCTGAAGATCAGAAGTTTTCTATAGCTTCAG TGCAGAAGAAAGTGGCCAGTTCGGCATCAGGACAACTTATCAGTGATAATGTGACTGGACATCCTGGTCATCAAACATTGACAAGAAGGGCTTCATATCCTTGTGAGAATCATGAAATTGGAAAGAGGTCCTTAGGAAAAAGAGGTTTGGGTCATTCTGATGTTGCAATGGGCACCTCAATGGTAGTTGATGGGTCCTTCGTATCGTCTATTTCTTCTGATAACTCAGTTGAAGAGAACAGCTTTCGGCAGCTTCAGGATGCAGTTAGTCAG TTGGATGTGAAAACAAAAATGTGCATTCGAGATGGGTTATACCGCCTGGCAAGAAGTGCGCAGAATAGGCAAGTCTTCCCAAATACAATGAACAACAATGGAGATAGCCACAATGTAAAGGACATGCAAAATGCAGAAACTTCGGGAAA GTTTGTTGATCCTGGGAGCATCGAGACACAGACAAATCCAATTGATCGGTCCATAGCTCTGTTGCTTTTCCATCAGCCATCAGAGCATGTCACTGGAGCTGTTGATGAAGCGGCTTCACTAAAGTCACAT AATGATAACCACCAGGCTGCTGCTAAAAACCAAAGAGTGATGCATGCTTCATCTGTACATTCACCAAGAGGGCAGGGAGACCCCATGGATGCAAAATCTTGCAGAAACAACTGA
- the LOC4333004 gene encoding protein LNK1 isoform X6 — MPDWRVGEFEGKLKDGFARSNNSEHENGAGTVSISSKKSKHRVDSEKKPHVDISGVIDSDSQKCNSEQIHSANGIVSRDVNHDHIENCKVESNDFPLNTISETRYPTDNWNSSQFALSNDGSPVLNNQSTPQTGHGYGDNDLTYIDWPAIDNFEDVDNLFRCDSTYGQQQLPNTDELSWIPSSDAMYSSDVAMQPGFESSYSDYGILDDLSAFNCTEDKSLTTADPSSAVCDEQFDDSYLFNEQKPEDVYGEQAYQRDAMELLSSDQICTGQENLDMIGNRYSSENAMEQPEDQKFSIASERNCQIIPSGASFAERNLKVQKKVASSASGQLISDNVTGHPGHQTLTRRASYPCENHEIGKRSLGKRGLGHSDVAMGTSMVVDGSFVSSISSDNSVEENSFRQLQDAVSQLDVKTKMCIRDGLYRLARSAQNRQVFPNTMNNNGDSHNVKDMQNAETSGKFVDPGSIETQTNPIDRSIALLLFHQPSEHVTGAVDEAASLKSHNDNHQAAAKNQRVMHASSVHSPRGQGDPMDAKSCRNN; from the exons ATGCCAGATTGGAGGGTGGGCGAg TTTGAAGGTAAGCTCAAGGATGGATTTGCTCGGAGCAATAATAGCGAACATGAAAATGGAGCCGGGACTGTGAGTATATCCAGCAAGAAGTCGAAGCATCGGGTTGACAGTGAAAAAAAACCCCATGTTGACATCTCTGGAGTGATTGATTCAGATTCGCAGAAATGTAATTCAGAGCAAATCCATTCAGCTAATGGGATAGTATCCCGGGATGTCAACCATGATCACATAGAAAACTGCAAAGTTGAATCAAATGATTTTCCCTTGAATACTATCTCTGAAACAAGATATCCAACAGACAATTGGAACAGTTCTCAGTTTGCTCTGAGCAATGATGGTTCACCTGTTCTCAATAATCAGAGTACTCCACAAACTGGTCATGGCTATGGAGATAATGATCTAACCTACATTGATTGGCCTGCTATTGATAATTTTGAGGACGTCGACAACTTATTCAG GTGTGATTCCACGTACGGTCAGCAGCAACTTCCGAACACGGATGAACTGTCATGGATTCCTTCTTCAGATGCCATGTACTCTTCTGATGTTGCTATGCAACCAGGGTTTGAATCCTCGTATTCTGATTATGGTATCCTGGATGACCTCTCCGCATTCAATTGTACGGAAGATAAATCCCTGACAACAGCTGATCCTTCAAGTGCTGTATGTGACGAGCAATTCGATGACTCTTATCTGTTCAATGAGCAAAAACCTGAAGATGTTTATGGCGAACAG gCTTACCAAAGGGATGCGATGGAATTGTTGTCCAGCGACCAGATATGCACTGGGCAGGAAAACCTAGATATG ATTGGAAATCGATATTCATCGGAAAATGCCATGGAACAGCCTGAAGATCAGAAGTTTTCTATAGCTTCAG AAAGAAATTGCCAGATCATTCCATCTGGGGCTTCCTTTGCAGAGAGAAACTTGAAGG TGCAGAAGAAAGTGGCCAGTTCGGCATCAGGACAACTTATCAGTGATAATGTGACTGGACATCCTGGTCATCAAACATTGACAAGAAGGGCTTCATATCCTTGTGAGAATCATGAAATTGGAAAGAGGTCCTTAGGAAAAAGAGGTTTGGGTCATTCTGATGTTGCAATGGGCACCTCAATGGTAGTTGATGGGTCCTTCGTATCGTCTATTTCTTCTGATAACTCAGTTGAAGAGAACAGCTTTCGGCAGCTTCAGGATGCAGTTAGTCAG TTGGATGTGAAAACAAAAATGTGCATTCGAGATGGGTTATACCGCCTGGCAAGAAGTGCGCAGAATAGGCAAGTCTTCCCAAATACAATGAACAACAATGGAGATAGCCACAATGTAAAGGACATGCAAAATGCAGAAACTTCGGGAAA GTTTGTTGATCCTGGGAGCATCGAGACACAGACAAATCCAATTGATCGGTCCATAGCTCTGTTGCTTTTCCATCAGCCATCAGAGCATGTCACTGGAGCTGTTGATGAAGCGGCTTCACTAAAGTCACAT AATGATAACCACCAGGCTGCTGCTAAAAACCAAAGAGTGATGCATGCTTCATCTGTACATTCACCAAGAGGGCAGGGAGACCCCATGGATGCAAAATCTTGCAGAAACAACTGA
- the LOC4333004 gene encoding protein LNK1 isoform X7 has translation MPDWRVGEFEGKLKDGFARSNNSEHENGAGTVSISSKKSKHRVDSEKKPHVDISGVIDSDSQKCNSEQIHSANGIVSRDVNHDHIENCKVESNDFPLNTISETRYPTDNWNSSQFALSNDGSPVLNNQSTPQTGHGYGDNDLTYIDWPAIDNFEDVDNLFRRCDSTYGQQQLPNTDELSWIPSSDAMYSSDVAMQPGFESSYSDYGILDDLSAFNCTEDKSLTTADPSSAVCDEQFDDSYLFNEQKPEDVYGEQAYQRDAMELLSSDQICTGQENLDMIGNRYSSENAMEQPEDQKFSIASVQKKVASSASGQLISDNVTGHPGHQTLTRRASYPCENHEIGKRSLGKRGLGHSDVAMGTSMVVDGSFVSSISSDNSVEENSFRQLQDAVSQLDVKTKMCIRDGLYRLARSAQNRQVFPNTMNNNGDSHNVKDMQNAETSGKFVDPGSIETQTNPIDRSIALLLFHQPSEHVTGAVDEAASLKSHNDNHQAAAKNQRVMHASSVHSPRGQGDPMDAKSCRNN, from the exons ATGCCAGATTGGAGGGTGGGCGAg TTTGAAGGTAAGCTCAAGGATGGATTTGCTCGGAGCAATAATAGCGAACATGAAAATGGAGCCGGGACTGTGAGTATATCCAGCAAGAAGTCGAAGCATCGGGTTGACAGTGAAAAAAAACCCCATGTTGACATCTCTGGAGTGATTGATTCAGATTCGCAGAAATGTAATTCAGAGCAAATCCATTCAGCTAATGGGATAGTATCCCGGGATGTCAACCATGATCACATAGAAAACTGCAAAGTTGAATCAAATGATTTTCCCTTGAATACTATCTCTGAAACAAGATATCCAACAGACAATTGGAACAGTTCTCAGTTTGCTCTGAGCAATGATGGTTCACCTGTTCTCAATAATCAGAGTACTCCACAAACTGGTCATGGCTATGGAGATAATGATCTAACCTACATTGATTGGCCTGCTATTGATAATTTTGAGGACGTCGACAACTTATTCAG GAGGTGTGATTCCACGTACGGTCAGCAGCAACTTCCGAACACGGATGAACTGTCATGGATTCCTTCTTCAGATGCCATGTACTCTTCTGATGTTGCTATGCAACCAGGGTTTGAATCCTCGTATTCTGATTATGGTATCCTGGATGACCTCTCCGCATTCAATTGTACGGAAGATAAATCCCTGACAACAGCTGATCCTTCAAGTGCTGTATGTGACGAGCAATTCGATGACTCTTATCTGTTCAATGAGCAAAAACCTGAAGATGTTTATGGCGAACAG gCTTACCAAAGGGATGCGATGGAATTGTTGTCCAGCGACCAGATATGCACTGGGCAGGAAAACCTAGATATG ATTGGAAATCGATATTCATCGGAAAATGCCATGGAACAGCCTGAAGATCAGAAGTTTTCTATAGCTTCAG TGCAGAAGAAAGTGGCCAGTTCGGCATCAGGACAACTTATCAGTGATAATGTGACTGGACATCCTGGTCATCAAACATTGACAAGAAGGGCTTCATATCCTTGTGAGAATCATGAAATTGGAAAGAGGTCCTTAGGAAAAAGAGGTTTGGGTCATTCTGATGTTGCAATGGGCACCTCAATGGTAGTTGATGGGTCCTTCGTATCGTCTATTTCTTCTGATAACTCAGTTGAAGAGAACAGCTTTCGGCAGCTTCAGGATGCAGTTAGTCAG TTGGATGTGAAAACAAAAATGTGCATTCGAGATGGGTTATACCGCCTGGCAAGAAGTGCGCAGAATAGGCAAGTCTTCCCAAATACAATGAACAACAATGGAGATAGCCACAATGTAAAGGACATGCAAAATGCAGAAACTTCGGGAAA GTTTGTTGATCCTGGGAGCATCGAGACACAGACAAATCCAATTGATCGGTCCATAGCTCTGTTGCTTTTCCATCAGCCATCAGAGCATGTCACTGGAGCTGTTGATGAAGCGGCTTCACTAAAGTCACAT AATGATAACCACCAGGCTGCTGCTAAAAACCAAAGAGTGATGCATGCTTCATCTGTACATTCACCAAGAGGGCAGGGAGACCCCATGGATGCAAAATCTTGCAGAAACAACTGA